AAATAAAGTCAATATCTTCCTTGAAGTTCATATCGAGCATTACGTCAACTTCATCGAGGACAAAGTACCTGACGTCATCTGTCTTAAGTGCTCCTCTCTCTATGAGGTCTTTAATCCTTCCGGGTGTTCCGATAACTACGTCTACTTTTCCACCTCTGAGTACTTTAAGGTCTCCGAAAACCTTCGTTCCGCCGTAAAAAGCAAATGTTCTGACGTTCAGATACCTTGCAAAATCCCTGAAGTTGTCCCTTATTTGGAGGGCGAGTTCTCTGGTAGGCGCAAGTATAAGAGCCTTTTCGCCTTCTTTAAGGGAATTCAGTATCGGAAGTCCAAAAGCTGCCGTCTTTCCCGTCCCCGTTTTTGCCTGAATTAAGCAATCCCTTCCTTGAAGAGCTACGGGAATGGTCATTTCTCGTACAGGTGTAGGTTCGTGAAAACCTATTTCTTTTAAAGCCTTTTGGATTTCAGGTTGAGTTGTGAAAACATAATCCTCTTCTATTTTTGGGGAAGGAAAGACTTTTTATCTTTCCTTAAACCCAGTTTAGTAATTTAACCGAAATTTCAACAAAAAGCATCTAAATTTTTAGTATGAAAGAATACTTTTAGTCTTAGCCGTAGCGATTATCTCTTTACTGGCTGGAAGACTTATCAAGAGACTCCTCGAAAAGAGAATGGAAGGGAAGGAAGTTGAAGGAATTGAGGATGGTGTGCTTTACTTTTACTCGCCAAATTGCGGTGTGTGCAAGGCTATAAGCGGGAAGTTAAAAAACTTAAGAGTAAAGTAAACATAATTGAGATAAACGTCGAGGAAAATAAAGAACTTGTGAAAAAATACGGCGTTCTCGGAGTTCCCGCTTTCTTGATCGTGGAAAAAGGTAAAGTAAAGAAAGCTTTTTTAGGAACAAAAGGTTTAGAGTATCTTAAAAAAGGAGGTAAGTAACTATGAAAAAGGCTTTATTCTTGGTAGGACTTGTGTTCACGGCGGGAGTTATTTCTTCCTGCGGTGGAGTTTCTTCCCAGAGAACTTATGAAGGTGCCGCGGTAGGTGCTGCTGTAGGTGCAGCTGCGGGAGTGCTACTCGACAAGGAAAACAGGTGGCGTGGTGGAGTGATCGGAGCGGCACTGGGAGCAATCCTCGGAGGAACGATTACGGAAATAGCCCAGAGAGCTGCAAAGGAAGCGGCTCAAAACAATAAACCAGTAGTTTACAGGGCTGAAGACGGTTCTCAAATGGTCAGAGCCGAACCTGTAGAAAAAAGAGGAAATTGTACACTCGTAAAAACTAAGTACTACCAAAATGGAAAACTCGTAAAGGTTGAAGAGAAGGAAGTTTGTGAGTAATTTCTCTTCTCTTTCCTTTATAATTCTGTAAGTATGAGACTGAAGAAATTACCGATAAGAAGAAAAATGCCCATGGAACTCGCTTACATTGAGAAGCTCTTCCGTGAAGAGGTGGGGCTAGACATTAAAGAACACAAAGACAAAGCTGAACAAATATCCGAAACTGTGGTTGAAATATACGAAGAACTTCTCAGGAAAGGCATAGAAAACGCAAACTACAACGGAAGGGATTACGTCTCTTACTACGACCTTCCCATAACCGAAGATCTCGAACGCTACATGAACAGATTTATACAGGACAGGGGAGAGGAAGTATTAAAGGCTTTCGTTGATTATCTGGCAAAGCTTGAAGAGGAACTCTTAAAAGCGGAAGAAGCTCTCCCGCCACTTGACGAAGAACTCCACCAAAAGAAGGCGGATATCCTCGGCGGTATCATGCTTATGTTTGCAAGTGTGGCTAAACAAATAAACGGAGACAGAAAACTCTACGCGGAAAGCATACCCGTAACGAGAGAAGTCCTGAGGACGATGATTTAAAATTAAGTTTATGAGAAAAGTACTCATCTTCTTAGAAGAACTCGTTGAAGACGTTGAGTTTATATACCCGTACCTCAGGTTTAAGGAGGAGGGGTTTGAAGTAGTATCCGCTGCCCCGAAGCTCGGAGAGTATAAAGGCAAAAAGGGAATGACTTTCAGACCAGATAAGACCATAAAAGACGTTTACCACCAGGAATTTGACTGCGTATTTATACCGGGGGGATACGCTCCCGACAGACTGAGGAGGTATCCCGAAGTTCTACACATAGTTAAAAAACACTACGACAGCGGAAAGCTCGTTTGTGCGGTTTGCCACGGTCCGTGGGTTCTTATCTCCGCAAAAGTTGTTAAGGGAAAAAAGGTAACGGGATTTTTCGCAATAAAAGATGACCTTATAAACGCAGGTGCGAATTACACGGGGAAACCCGTGGAAGTTGACGGCAACCTTATTACCGCAACCGATCCCAAGTCCATGCTTGAGATGATGAAGGTGATTATATCGAGGCTAAAGTAATGAAGAAATTTTTAATAATCCTCTTATCCTTCGTTCTTTTCGTATTCCCTGAGGATCTTAT
The genomic region above belongs to Aquifex aeolicus VF5 and contains:
- a CDS encoding thioredoxin family protein; translated protein: MQGYKREVKKLKSKVNIIEINVEENKELVKKYGVLGVPAFLIVEKGKVKKAFLGTKGLEYLKKGGK
- a CDS encoding YMGG-like glycine zipper-containing protein — encoded protein: MKKALFLVGLVFTAGVISSCGGVSSQRTYEGAAVGAAVGAAAGVLLDKENRWRGGVIGAALGAILGGTITEIAQRAAKEAAQNNKPVVYRAEDGSQMVRAEPVEKRGNCTLVKTKYYQNGKLVKVEEKEVCE
- a CDS encoding DUF1931 family protein produces the protein MRLKKLPIRRKMPMELAYIEKLFREEVGLDIKEHKDKAEQISETVVEIYEELLRKGIENANYNGRDYVSYYDLPITEDLERYMNRFIQDRGEEVLKAFVDYLAKLEEELLKAEEALPPLDEELHQKKADILGGIMLMFASVAKQINGDRKLYAESIPVTREVLRTMI
- a CDS encoding type 1 glutamine amidotransferase domain-containing protein, whose amino-acid sequence is MRKVLIFLEELVEDVEFIYPYLRFKEEGFEVVSAAPKLGEYKGKKGMTFRPDKTIKDVYHQEFDCVFIPGGYAPDRLRRYPEVLHIVKKHYDSGKLVCAVCHGPWVLISAKVVKGKKVTGFFAIKDDLINAGANYTGKPVEVDGNLITATDPKSMLEMMKVIISRLK